One genomic segment of Chitinophaga sancti includes these proteins:
- a CDS encoding terminase large subunit domain-containing protein, giving the protein MYEQEITQLRIQLKRPHVNQQKVIDCNSRFIVLQCGRRFGKSTVAQIISVKKLLSSPKSFVGYVAPTFDLCKLFYKEIIETLPAQLIKSENKAELQIELINGSFVKFHSGEALQSFRSRKYHLVIIDEAAFIPDLKDAYEQAIRPTLTDFKGRCIFISTPNGKNYYDSLFELGLRGEDGFTSFHFTSYDNPHIDPSEIDLAKATLPEAVFNQEYLALSGENAGNPFGGMNTINKNVVSNLSTNEPIVFGIDLGKQSDYSVIIGLDNDKKMCYFDRFRFDWNITKQRIKSLNLRYPKARYIIDATGLGSPIVDDLQLAGVNNLVPFKFTGTSKPQIILELILAVEKGEITYNELTAKEMSVFEFTTTVSGYIRYSAASGYNDDCIASLSLANSYHKHCKRISDWKLYRC; this is encoded by the coding sequence ATGTATGAACAGGAAATAACCCAATTAAGAATTCAATTAAAACGACCACATGTTAACCAGCAAAAAGTAATTGATTGTAATAGTAGGTTTATTGTATTGCAGTGTGGTAGAAGGTTTGGAAAGTCAACAGTTGCACAAATAATAAGTGTCAAAAAATTACTATCATCCCCTAAATCATTTGTAGGTTATGTAGCACCAACTTTTGACCTATGCAAATTGTTTTATAAAGAGATAATTGAAACATTACCTGCTCAATTAATTAAATCTGAAAACAAGGCTGAATTACAGATTGAATTAATTAATGGTTCTTTTGTTAAATTCCATTCAGGTGAGGCTTTGCAATCATTTAGAAGTAGAAAGTATCATTTAGTTATAATTGATGAAGCAGCGTTTATACCTGATTTGAAAGATGCTTATGAACAGGCTATTAGGCCAACATTAACGGATTTTAAAGGTCGCTGTATTTTCATATCAACACCTAACGGTAAAAATTATTATGATAGCTTATTTGAGCTTGGTTTAAGGGGTGAAGATGGTTTTACATCGTTCCATTTTACCAGTTATGATAATCCACATATAGACCCATCTGAAATTGATTTAGCTAAAGCGACCTTACCAGAAGCAGTATTCAATCAGGAGTATTTAGCCTTATCTGGTGAAAATGCCGGTAATCCTTTTGGTGGTATGAATACTATTAATAAGAATGTAGTATCAAACCTATCCACTAATGAACCAATTGTTTTCGGAATCGACTTAGGAAAACAGAGTGACTATTCAGTAATAATTGGCCTTGACAACGATAAGAAGATGTGCTATTTTGACCGATTTAGGTTTGATTGGAACATCACCAAGCAAAGAATCAAATCATTGAATTTAAGGTATCCTAAAGCCCGTTATATAATTGATGCAACGGGTTTAGGTTCACCAATTGTAGATGACTTACAATTAGCAGGAGTTAATAATCTAGTTCCTTTCAAATTCACTGGTACTTCTAAACCTCAAATCATACTTGAATTGATATTAGCGGTTGAGAAAGGTGAAATAACCTACAATGAATTAACCGCGAAGGAAATGTCTGTATTTGAGTTCACGACAACGGTATCAGGCTATATTCGTTATTCGGCTGCTTCGGGATACAACGATGATTGTATTGCCTCATTAAGTTTGGCAAACAGCTACCATAAACATTGCAAGAGAATATCGGATTGGAAGCTATATAGATGTTAA